A single window of Entomoplasma ellychniae DNA harbors:
- a CDS encoding DEAD/DEAH box helicase has protein sequence MKFKELNLNNRVLTALDKNNFSKATEIQQKAIPMFLENKNVFGKSSTGTGKTAAFVLPILNNINCDKRVIQAIIMAPTRELAMQIVTQIRIFGVGINNLTITPLIGGTEMREQVKKMKQSQIVVGTPGRVNDHINRKNLKLENVNTIILDEADEMLKMGFKNEMDAIFEQISPDSQVGLFSATVTPKVLSLAKKYMNEYEMIEIENQIEVNNNITNTFIFTKNVDKKELLKKVFELHKPKKAIIFSNTKNFTDKIADVLYEVGLKSVVINGDKRQSQRSRSINAFKNGQVNILVATDVVARGIDISDVDYVINYDISRENEHFVHRIGRTGRNNKKGDSITFVDNMGTMRQLKDIQKEFNIEVNEIEISEYNIERKQQTSFSDRNANSRSRNDRSSKNSSSSRSGGSRDNRGSRDSRSATRSNSGEARSPWSGSNKSGGSRSTRGSRDNNNSRDSRGTRDSNYSRDSSSSRSVNYSSRDNKSRNDRKTDFKKTEWNAFKKNTNADWD, from the coding sequence ATGAAATTTAAAGAACTAAATCTGAACAACAGAGTTTTAACTGCGCTTGATAAAAATAACTTTTCAAAAGCAACTGAAATTCAGCAAAAAGCAATACCAATGTTTTTAGAAAATAAAAATGTATTTGGTAAATCTTCAACTGGAACTGGTAAAACTGCAGCGTTTGTATTACCAATTTTAAATAATATTAATTGTGATAAAAGAGTTATCCAAGCAATTATCATGGCACCCACTAGAGAATTAGCTATGCAAATAGTTACTCAAATTAGAATATTTGGTGTTGGTATTAATAACTTAACAATTACACCACTAATTGGTGGAACTGAAATGAGAGAGCAAGTTAAAAAAATGAAGCAATCTCAAATTGTTGTAGGAACTCCAGGAAGAGTTAATGATCACATTAATCGAAAAAACTTAAAATTAGAAAATGTAAATACAATTATTTTAGATGAAGCTGATGAAATGTTAAAAATGGGATTCAAAAATGAAATGGATGCTATTTTTGAACAAATCTCACCAGACTCACAAGTAGGTTTATTTTCAGCAACTGTAACCCCAAAAGTGTTATCTTTAGCTAAAAAATATATGAATGAATATGAAATGATTGAAATTGAAAACCAAATAGAGGTAAATAATAATATTACAAATACTTTTATTTTTACTAAAAATGTAGATAAAAAAGAATTACTTAAAAAAGTTTTTGAATTACATAAACCTAAAAAAGCAATTATTTTTTCAAACACTAAAAACTTTACAGATAAAATTGCTGATGTTTTATATGAAGTTGGATTAAAATCTGTTGTTATTAATGGTGATAAACGTCAATCTCAAAGATCAAGATCAATTAATGCATTTAAAAATGGTCAAGTAAATATTCTAGTTGCAACTGATGTTGTTGCTAGAGGAATTGATATTAGTGATGTTGATTATGTTATTAATTATGATATATCAAGAGAAAATGAACACTTTGTTCACCGAATTGGTAGAACGGGAAGAAATAACAAAAAAGGTGATTCTATAACCTTTGTTGATAATATGGGAACTATGCGTCAATTAAAAGATATTCAAAAAGAATTCAATATTGAAGTTAACGAAATTGAAATTAGTGAATATAACATTGAAAGAAAACAACAAACTTCTTTTTCAGATCGCAATGCTAACTCTAGATCTAGAAATGATAGATCTTCAAAAAATAGTTCTTCATCAAGAAGTGGCGGTTCTAGAGATAATCGTGGTTCAAGAGATTCTCGCAGTGCAACAAGAAGTAATTCTGGTGAAGCAAGAAGTCCATGATCAGGGTCAAACAAAAGTGGCGGTTCTAGAAGCACACGTGGTTCTAGAGATAATAATAATTCTAGAGATTCAAGAGGAACAAGAGATAGTAATTACTCAAGAGATAGCAGCTCATCAAGAAGTGTTAACTATTCTTCAAGAGACAACAAATCAAGAAATGATAGAAAAACTGATTTTAAAAAAACAGAATGAAATGCATTTAAAAAGAATACTAATGCTGATTGAGATTAA
- a CDS encoding DEAD/DEAH box helicase, producing the protein MSFEKFKLKATLLLALTKINFKLPTDVQNASIPFLLENGNVFIKSSTGSGKTAAFLLPILNKINTESEKIQSLIMTPTRELAVQIYDQLKIFSQEMKSLSTALLIGGVSYNPQLEQLKNAQIIVGTPGRVTDLLSQNKFDLNNVETLVLDEVDEILKYGFKKDIDIVFGAIPKYCQIGLFSATKNKRIDELMKEQIREFKILELNNELKVNSQIENKYIFVKNLDKYKTLIHVIDQLESRKTIIFVNTKLESFNVYNYLIKNNIAAEVINGDKTQFARLSAVNNFKSGKVKVLVATDVVGRGFDVKDIDLVINFELSDDNEDFVHRIGRTGRHDNFGTSVTFIKNATALYKLNEITQEFNIIVKEYFLS; encoded by the coding sequence ATGTCATTTGAAAAATTTAAATTAAAAGCAACTTTGCTTTTAGCATTAACTAAAATAAACTTTAAGTTACCAACAGATGTTCAAAATGCATCGATTCCTTTTTTGCTTGAAAATGGAAATGTTTTTATAAAGTCTTCTACAGGAAGTGGTAAAACTGCTGCTTTTTTATTACCTATATTAAATAAAATAAATACTGAGTCTGAAAAAATACAATCATTAATTATGACTCCAACTAGGGAGTTGGCTGTACAAATTTATGATCAATTAAAAATTTTTAGTCAAGAAATGAAAAGTCTTTCAACAGCACTTCTAATTGGTGGAGTTAGTTATAACCCTCAATTAGAACAATTAAAAAATGCACAAATTATTGTTGGAACTCCTGGAAGAGTTACTGACCTATTATCCCAAAATAAGTTTGATTTAAATAATGTAGAAACTTTAGTTTTAGATGAAGTTGATGAAATATTAAAATACGGGTTTAAAAAAGATATTGACATTGTATTTGGCGCAATCCCAAAATATTGCCAAATAGGATTATTTTCAGCTACTAAAAATAAAAGAATTGATGAGCTAATGAAAGAGCAAATAAGAGAATTTAAAATATTAGAATTAAATAATGAACTTAAAGTTAATTCTCAAATTGAAAATAAATATATTTTTGTGAAAAACTTAGATAAGTATAAAACATTAATTCATGTTATAGATCAGTTAGAATCAAGAAAAACAATTATTTTTGTTAATACAAAATTAGAATCATTTAATGTTTATAATTATTTAATTAAAAATAATATAGCAGCAGAAGTTATTAATGGTGATAAAACGCAATTTGCAAGACTATCAGCTGTAAATAATTTTAAATCTGGAAAAGTTAAAGTTTTAGTAGCTACTGATGTTGTTGGTAGAGGGTTTGATGTTAAAGATATTGATCTAGTGATTAACTTTGAATTGTCAGATGATAATGAAGATTTTGTTCATCGTATTGGTAGAACAGGTAGACATGATAATTTTGGTACTAGTGTTACTTTTATAAAGAATGCAACAGCACTATATAAACTAAATGAAATAACTCAAGAATTCAATATTATTGTTAAAGAATACTTTTTATCATAA
- a CDS encoding lipoprotein produces MKKLLGLLAAAGLVAASTTLVVQCKNDKKYALNVAEVSKTIASKLGEQPFDSIEAVQEQLKKIIITGIKSVKANEIVGSKNVHFKLDLIKGYKIDKQEFELKDILSGPVVTPEVGTNGVQAALDTVIKNKKFSSVEKAIEAAKTVDLAKCLILDGEPTNVGETITIKVKGDTGYNLTEGSKTEFSAEWRLVKSTPIDKDTTIAELEKEVKDQEFATLQDAIDKVQSKKITGIKTIVAEVSSTPTKDVTFNVTVTPNDEYSLGTWDGKTTITIKVPTELEINKANVDNALNIITGPYESNELAINAIKAIANDTFLVVDVTSNTRAFTSVTFTVKVSAKTGYKLAADIENGTSLVLEIGKEDIEINKADVDEVLAQISGPFNNLADAVEAITKIEDSRFKFSEIDYDDPSSGNGYREVTFKIPVNVSPGYKLASDLENGTTRKLWIGNQSSSWNISTDYIQELLDNAVKNQEFADAEAAFTATRTVKFKAGVSLDGKIDNQENTIILNVKPSPGYKFAANAKTSFTATWLTSKIEVSISDVDDAIKAVVNANDVTYGTKQEAKAAIEGVLKSDTWKDKITGNVTTTGDAVEGSSAKGTYSVVLKAVEGYKINGNATISGDYQLEIK; encoded by the coding sequence ATGAAAAAATTATTAGGATTATTAGCTGCTGCTGGATTAGTTGCTGCATCCACAACTTTAGTAGTTCAATGCAAAAATGATAAAAAATATGCATTAAATGTAGCTGAAGTAAGTAAAACAATTGCAAGTAAATTAGGTGAACAACCATTTGATTCAATAGAAGCTGTACAAGAACAATTAAAAAAAATAATTATTACTGGTATTAAATCAGTTAAAGCTAATGAAATTGTTGGTTCAAAAAATGTGCATTTTAAACTTGACTTAATTAAAGGTTATAAAATTGATAAACAAGAGTTTGAATTAAAAGATATTTTATCAGGACCTGTTGTTACACCAGAAGTTGGTACAAATGGTGTTCAAGCTGCATTAGATACAGTTATTAAAAATAAAAAATTTTCTAGTGTAGAAAAAGCAATTGAAGCAGCTAAAACTGTTGATTTAGCTAAATGTTTAATTTTAGATGGCGAACCAACAAATGTTGGAGAAACTATTACTATTAAAGTTAAAGGTGATACAGGTTACAATCTTACTGAAGGATCTAAAACTGAATTTAGTGCTGAATGAAGATTAGTTAAATCTACTCCAATTGATAAAGATACTACAATTGCTGAGTTAGAAAAAGAAGTTAAAGATCAAGAGTTTGCAACTTTACAAGATGCTATTGATAAAGTTCAAAGTAAAAAAATTACTGGAATCAAAACAATTGTTGCTGAAGTTTCATCAACACCAACAAAAGATGTAACTTTTAATGTGACTGTTACACCTAATGATGAATATAGTTTAGGAACTTGAGATGGTAAAACAACTATTACTATTAAAGTTCCTACTGAACTAGAAATTAATAAAGCAAATGTTGATAATGCATTAAACATAATTACTGGACCATATGAATCTAATGAACTTGCTATTAATGCAATTAAAGCAATTGCAAATGATACATTTTTAGTAGTTGATGTGACTTCAAATACCCGAGCATTTACTAGCGTTACTTTTACAGTTAAAGTTAGTGCAAAAACAGGTTATAAATTAGCTGCTGATATTGAAAATGGAACATCATTAGTTTTAGAAATTGGTAAAGAAGATATTGAAATTAATAAAGCAGATGTTGATGAAGTGTTGGCACAAATTTCAGGTCCTTTTAACAATTTAGCTGATGCTGTAGAAGCAATAACAAAAATTGAAGATTCACGTTTTAAGTTTTCAGAAATAGATTACGATGATCCTTCTAGTGGTAACGGTTATAGAGAAGTAACTTTCAAAATTCCAGTAAACGTCTCACCAGGTTATAAATTAGCTAGTGATCTTGAAAATGGAACTACACGTAAATTATGAATTGGTAATCAAAGTTCTTCTTGAAATATTTCAACTGATTATATTCAAGAATTATTAGATAATGCTGTTAAAAATCAAGAGTTTGCTGATGCTGAAGCTGCTTTTACTGCCACAAGAACAGTAAAATTTAAAGCCGGTGTATCTCTTGATGGAAAAATTGACAATCAAGAAAATACAATTATTTTGAATGTTAAACCTAGTCCAGGTTATAAATTTGCAGCTAATGCTAAAACATCATTTACTGCAACTTGATTAACTTCTAAAATTGAAGTTTCAATTTCTGATGTTGATGATGCAATTAAAGCAGTAGTAAACGCAAATGATGTAACTTATGGAACAAAACAAGAGGCTAAAGCAGCTATTGAAGGTGTTTTAAAATCTGATACTTGAAAAGATAAAATAACTGGTAATGTAACAACTACTGGAGATGCTGTTGAGGGTTCATCTGCGAAAGGAACTTATTCAGTTGTTCTTAAAGCTGTTGAAGGTTATAAAATAAATGGTAATGCTACAATTAGTGGTGATTATCAATTAGAAATAAAATAG
- a CDS encoding DUF2130 domain-containing protein, whose translation MNNILFKCPHCHKDITKESFANHGSNWTLIENYLSELKAQQLIELKEQLNSEIVSQLNEKHLSEINLVKQTMTNDFNNEIQSFKIILNNKESLIKQLNEQKALEIDKEKNTLINQFNETKNSLEIKVANKELEIKAMEERFNLEVAKNKEVIMNQFNQELNDLKLQLNNKQIEIDNLVKVKELESEKKELTIKNEYENRINELTQANREFKIINSKRKGENFEHEVEEELQKGFGLFDQIDKLTTGDRKADYLQTIKNAKKEVVGKIVYEVKNAEWSNGWINKLAQDVANNKTKYGILIATSFNDQYRGVPFIKSNEYDNIWITDSESFIFVGQMLRRFIEFEYELNQKINILTSSSNNDIIKELEAQKEKLNNYWNVIFPTSYKKIKAEMESLDKVSQSLINNSNKIKKSADVIKNQFFNKITSELTNILGTLEFGEE comes from the coding sequence ATGAATAATATCTTATTTAAATGTCCTCATTGTCATAAGGACATTACAAAAGAATCATTTGCTAATCATGGTTCAAACTGAACACTAATTGAAAACTATTTAAGTGAGTTAAAAGCTCAACAACTAATAGAGCTTAAAGAACAATTAAATAGTGAAATAGTTTCACAATTAAATGAAAAACACTTATCAGAAATTAATCTAGTTAAACAAACAATGACTAATGATTTTAACAATGAAATACAATCATTTAAAATTATATTAAATAATAAAGAAAGTTTAATAAAACAATTAAATGAACAAAAAGCTTTAGAAATAGATAAAGAGAAAAATACATTAATTAATCAATTTAATGAAACTAAAAATAGTTTAGAAATTAAAGTAGCTAATAAAGAATTAGAAATTAAGGCAATGGAAGAAAGATTCAACCTTGAAGTTGCAAAAAATAAAGAAGTTATAATGAATCAATTTAACCAAGAGTTAAATGATTTAAAACTACAATTAAATAATAAACAAATAGAAATTGATAATTTAGTTAAAGTTAAAGAACTAGAATCAGAAAAAAAAGAACTAACTATTAAAAATGAATATGAAAATAGAATTAATGAATTAACACAAGCTAATCGCGAATTTAAAATTATTAATTCTAAAAGAAAAGGCGAAAACTTTGAACATGAAGTTGAAGAAGAATTGCAAAAAGGGTTTGGACTATTTGACCAAATAGATAAATTAACTACTGGGGATAGAAAAGCTGATTACTTACAAACAATAAAAAACGCTAAAAAAGAAGTTGTAGGAAAAATAGTATATGAAGTAAAAAATGCTGAATGATCTAATGGATGAATTAATAAATTAGCACAAGATGTTGCTAATAATAAAACTAAATACGGTATTTTAATAGCTACTAGTTTTAATGACCAATATCGTGGTGTACCATTTATTAAATCAAATGAGTATGACAATATTTGAATCACTGATTCAGAAAGTTTTATTTTTGTTGGTCAAATGCTAAGACGTTTTATTGAATTCGAATATGAACTTAATCAAAAGATTAACATCTTAACTAGTTCATCTAACAATGATATTATTAAAGAACTAGAAGCACAAAAAGAAAAGTTAAATAACTACTGAAACGTAATATTCCCTACTTCTTATAAAAAAATAAAAGCTGAAATGGAGAGCTTAGATAAAGTAAGTCAAAGTTTAATTAATAATTCTAATAAAATCAAAAAATCAGCAGATGTGATTAAAAATCAATTCTTTAATAAAATAACAAGCGAGTTAACTAATATATTAGGAACTTTAGAATTTGGTGAAGAATAA
- a CDS encoding DNA/RNA helicase domain-containing protein, whose protein sequence is MKDSGIKTNKIIIEKILEAFKKSGKKMAKNKLKILLKGLGVKMAEESSLKDMDEIYHTLSVVNEFVDNNTSVFDKSEYMYFNFSFAGQMEFDNINVLEYKRQKMILNIECKRKMGDIEEVIDKSDKQAKENIEKQLNRMFNETEYSFLVLKFVGTEFKGGYFKPKNSSKITKQTKYEQIQTKIKNFKISNHNSEIIEQSWKRLSSQDLINSIKMKNYKFSKDNDDYYEKIENFINSNKKILFINGHAGSGKTFLSLRTFYNNLKSDMLVLNQKFYKTFFVEHIESRGEKIVTYGSDWLLNKGTNEMVIVDESQRLSFTTLKKIIEKSKKIILFGDEKQIFTETDENYSMFFSRLREEGFCDLMDKIYLKTSPRFPTGVYNVIEQLSSTKVKKIKKEELSNYEINLFLTPNNFLKQYRKKRSLRENTKIYTNYDASDYTIKNKKIKIGLEEFECCGTQEMFFSQRLNVEENMIGNTHHAISYDVDNAFIYIPNLKIVKWKNETWYIFKNHDLFSLDNSENEQVYLEAIKQRNQINILLTRATKSLNILIDDPDAYIHFYSKLKKVTKNWKPNMYD, encoded by the coding sequence ATGAAAGATTCAGGTATAAAGACTAATAAAATAATTATTGAAAAAATATTAGAAGCATTTAAAAAAAGTGGCAAAAAAATGGCCAAAAACAAATTAAAAATATTGTTGAAGGGTCTTGGTGTCAAAATGGCTGAAGAAAGTTCTTTGAAAGATATGGATGAAATATACCATACATTATCAGTTGTTAATGAATTTGTTGATAATAACACATCTGTTTTTGATAAATCCGAATATATGTATTTTAATTTTTCTTTCGCAGGACAAATGGAATTTGATAATATAAATGTTTTAGAATATAAAAGGCAAAAAATGATTCTTAATATAGAGTGCAAAAGAAAAATGGGGGACATCGAGGAAGTAATTGATAAATCAGATAAACAAGCTAAAGAAAACATAGAAAAGCAATTAAATAGAATGTTCAACGAAACAGAATACTCCTTTTTAGTTTTAAAATTTGTAGGAACAGAATTTAAGGGCGGTTATTTCAAACCTAAAAATAGTTCCAAAATAACCAAACAAACAAAATATGAACAAATTCAAACAAAAATAAAAAATTTTAAGATAAGCAATCATAACTCTGAAATAATAGAGCAGTCGTGGAAAAGGTTGTCCTCGCAGGATTTAATAAATTCTATAAAAATGAAAAATTACAAATTTTCAAAAGATAATGATGATTATTATGAAAAAATAGAAAATTTTATTAATAGTAATAAAAAAATATTATTTATAAATGGGCACGCGGGATCTGGAAAAACATTTTTATCGTTGAGAACATTTTATAACAATTTAAAATCAGATATGTTAGTACTTAACCAAAAATTCTATAAAACTTTTTTTGTTGAACATATTGAAAGTCGAGGAGAGAAAATAGTAACTTATGGTAGTGATTGACTTTTAAACAAAGGAACTAATGAAATGGTTATCGTTGATGAATCACAAAGATTGAGTTTTACTACTTTAAAAAAAATAATAGAGAAATCTAAAAAAATCATTTTATTTGGTGATGAAAAACAAATTTTTACAGAAACAGATGAAAATTATAGTATGTTTTTCAGTAGGCTACGCGAAGAAGGGTTTTGTGATTTAATGGATAAAATATATCTAAAAACATCTCCAAGGTTTCCAACTGGTGTTTATAATGTAATTGAACAACTTTCATCTACTAAAGTCAAAAAAATCAAAAAAGAGGAATTATCTAATTATGAAATAAATTTATTTTTAACACCTAACAATTTTCTTAAACAATACAGAAAAAAAAGGAGTTTGCGGGAAAACACTAAAATATATACAAATTATGATGCATCGGATTACACAATCAAAAATAAAAAAATAAAAATAGGCTTAGAGGAATTTGAGTGTTGTGGAACTCAAGAAATGTTTTTTTCTCAAAGGTTAAACGTAGAAGAAAATATGATAGGAAACACCCATCATGCAATTTCTTATGATGTTGATAATGCTTTTATATATATTCCAAATTTAAAAATAGTTAAGTGAAAAAATGAAACTTGATATATTTTTAAAAATCATGATTTATTTTCTTTAGATAATTCGGAAAATGAGCAAGTTTATCTTGAAGCAATAAAGCAAAGAAATCAAATAAATATTTTGTTGACAAGAGCTACAAAAAGTTTGAATATATTAATTGATGATCCCGATGCCTATATACACTTTTATTCTAAATTAAAAAAAGTAACAAAAAATTGAAAACCGAATATGTATGACTAA
- a CDS encoding lipoprotein — MKKLLTLLAAVGLTATASAGVVACDTKIKVESIKTAIGSDIKDLADLAAVNAALAAKLQGTTNATLKGVKSLSAALKSGSKTDVLVTPVANDGYKLSGQTFEIAGAIKAEAAVSTKPVIAAIDAVSMKVGEEVKEVAVSLTNPIEGENISAVSGTPAAATVAVDGSKIKITPVAVGESTITVSYKDAQAVTFKVTVAAAEGTDTGTAKTGV, encoded by the coding sequence ATGAAAAAATTATTAACATTATTAGCAGCTGTAGGTTTAACTGCAACTGCTTCAGCTGGAGTTGTTGCATGTGACACAAAAATTAAAGTTGAAAGCATTAAAACTGCTATAGGTAGTGACATTAAGGATTTGGCTGACTTAGCTGCTGTTAATGCTGCATTAGCTGCTAAATTACAAGGCACTACAAATGCAACTTTAAAAGGAGTTAAATCTTTATCAGCTGCTCTTAAATCAGGATCAAAAACTGATGTTCTAGTAACTCCTGTTGCCAATGATGGTTACAAATTAAGCGGACAAACTTTTGAAATAGCTGGAGCTATTAAAGCTGAAGCTGCTGTTTCTACAAAACCTGTAATTGCAGCAATTGATGCCGTGTCAATGAAAGTTGGAGAAGAAGTTAAAGAAGTTGCTGTTTCACTTACAAATCCAATTGAAGGTGAAAATATTTCAGCCGTTTCTGGTACTCCTGCTGCTGCAACTGTTGCAGTTGACGGATCAAAAATTAAAATTACACCTGTAGCTGTTGGTGAATCAACAATTACTGTTTCTTATAAAGATGCTCAAGCTGTAACTTTTAAAGTAACTGTTGCTGCTGCTGAAGGAACTGATACTGGAACTGCAAAAACTGGTGTTTAG
- the ruvA gene encoding Holliday junction branch migration protein RuvA, which yields MINYIKTKIQSIDEQYIYLDNKEYGYYFYYLLSDKLSELDQKQEYKFYISEFKNEFSDIQIVFKKLETRNLFNNLITIKTVGFKTTLLLLNNFTFEELYLITKECDVELLSSIRNIGIYTARLIIDQLQQYLFANKLNSKKEQVLISLTKLGYKQKDILKAINTIDNKLSIEQMISAIMELINE from the coding sequence ATGATAAATTACATTAAAACTAAAATACAAAGTATAGATGAACAATATATTTATTTAGATAACAAAGAATATGGATACTACTTTTATTATCTTTTATCAGATAAATTAAGTGAATTAGACCAAAAACAAGAATATAAGTTTTATATAAGTGAATTTAAAAATGAGTTTAGTGATATTCAAATAGTATTTAAGAAATTAGAAACAAGAAATTTGTTTAATAATTTAATTACTATAAAAACAGTTGGTTTTAAAACAACATTGCTGTTATTAAATAATTTCACATTTGAAGAACTGTATCTGATTACAAAAGAATGTGATGTTGAATTATTATCATCAATTAGAAATATAGGTATATATACAGCAAGACTCATTATTGATCAATTACAGCAATATCTTTTTGCAAATAAATTAAATAGTAAAAAAGAACAAGTACTTATAAGTCTAACAAAATTAGGTTATAAGCAAAAAGATATATTAAAAGCTATTAATACTATTGATAATAAACTATCTATAGAACAAATGATAAGTGCTATTATGGAGTTAATAAATGAATAA
- the ruvB gene encoding Holliday junction branch migration DNA helicase RuvB, with amino-acid sequence MNKSFRPEKWEDFLGQSYIINSLKIYTQASVTNKKSLDNILISGPSGMGKTSLAYLIAKVLKVKIHIINGPNLAKPSDLISIITAIKENEVLFIDEIHSVSKEILEVLYPVIEDSKISIIIGKDYNSKIVDIKLPNFTIVCATTQVDRLAHPFINRFAIYFQLSDYTKQELSQIVKMTAEKLNIDISYESQLIIANHCRNTPRIIINLIKRINDYYTTNQINDFSPKSIYYVFRQMQIYEFGLYEKDFEYLKKLKEHKCLGVDYIGQMINVPSATIINNIEPILIKEKLITRTIKGRILTNKGIEYLNKNILLKNTLNQ; translated from the coding sequence ATGAATAAAAGTTTTAGACCAGAAAAATGAGAAGATTTTTTAGGACAATCTTATATTATTAATAGTTTAAAAATATACACACAAGCAAGTGTAACTAATAAAAAAAGTTTAGACAACATTTTAATCAGTGGTCCTAGTGGTATGGGGAAAACTAGTTTAGCTTATTTAATAGCTAAGGTATTAAAAGTTAAAATACATATTATTAATGGGCCTAATTTAGCCAAACCTAGTGACTTAATATCAATAATAACTGCTATTAAGGAAAATGAAGTTTTGTTTATAGATGAAATACATTCTGTTAGTAAAGAAATATTAGAAGTTTTATATCCAGTTATAGAAGATAGCAAAATATCTATTATTATTGGAAAAGACTATAATTCTAAAATAGTTGATATTAAGCTTCCAAACTTTACTATTGTTTGTGCCACTACTCAAGTAGATAGGTTAGCTCATCCTTTTATAAATAGATTTGCTATTTATTTTCAACTTAGCGACTATACAAAGCAAGAACTTAGTCAAATAGTTAAAATGACTGCTGAAAAGTTAAATATTGATATTTCTTATGAGTCTCAATTGATTATTGCTAATCATTGTAGAAACACACCAAGAATAATCATTAATCTTATTAAAAGGATTAATGATTATTATACAACTAATCAGATTAATGATTTTAGTCCAAAAAGTATTTATTATGTATTTCGTCAAATGCAAATATATGAATTTGGTTTATATGAAAAAGATTTTGAATACTTAAAAAAACTTAAAGAGCATAAATGTCTCGGGGTTGATTATATTGGACAAATGATAAATGTTCCAAGTGCTACTATTATCAATAACATAGAACCAATTTTGATTAAAGAAAAATTAATAACCAGAACTATTAAAGGAAGGATCTTAACAAATAAAGGAATAGAGTATTTAAATAAAAATATTTTATTAAAAAATACATTAAATCAATAG
- a CDS encoding thymidylate synthase has protein sequence MKQYLNLINEVLTDGERREDRTRTGTISKFGVQQRYDLRNGFPLLTTKKVFYKAIFHEILWFIKGDTNIKYLVDNDVKIWNEWPYKNFKESIDYKGETLQEFVNKIKEDQNFADQYGDLGPVYGKQWRNFFGIDQFKLLIEGIKNNPYSRRHIVSAWNPAEVGDMLLPPCHSMWQVYVSKDGWLDLQLYQRSGDIFLGVPFNIASYALLMVLIAKECNLKPRFLIHTIGDAHIYLNHMDQIEIQLKREVMPLCQIKINSNKSIYDISFEDIEVINYKSHGKLIGEVAV, from the coding sequence ATGAAACAGTATTTAAATTTAATTAATGAAGTTTTGACTGATGGTGAAAGACGTGAAGATAGAACAAGAACAGGTACTATATCAAAATTTGGTGTTCAACAAAGATATGATTTAAGAAATGGATTTCCTTTATTAACAACTAAAAAAGTTTTTTATAAAGCAATTTTTCATGAAATATTATGATTTATTAAAGGGGATACAAATATCAAATATTTAGTTGACAACGATGTCAAGATTTGAAATGAGTGACCTTATAAAAATTTTAAAGAATCAATTGATTATAAAGGCGAAACTTTACAAGAATTTGTAAACAAGATAAAAGAAGATCAAAATTTTGCTGATCAATATGGTGATTTGGGTCCTGTATATGGAAAACAATGAAGAAACTTTTTTGGAATTGATCAATTTAAATTGCTAATAGAAGGGATTAAAAATAATCCTTATTCAAGAAGACATATAGTGAGTGCTTGAAATCCAGCTGAAGTTGGTGACATGTTATTACCACCTTGTCATTCAATGTGACAAGTTTATGTATCTAAAGATGGATGATTAGATTTACAACTTTACCAAAGAAGTGGTGATATATTTTTAGGGGTCCCATTCAATATAGCTTCTTATGCTTTATTAATGGTATTGATTGCAAAAGAATGTAATTTAAAACCAAGGTTTCTTATCCACACTATTGGGGATGCACATATTTATTTAAATCACATGGATCAAATTGAAATACAATTGAAAAGAGAAGTTATGCCCTTATGTCAAATAAAAATTAATTCAAATAAATCAATTTATGATATTAGCTTTGAAGACATTGAAGTTATTAATTATAAATCTCATGGTAAGTTAATAGGAGAAGTTGCTGTTTAA